The following proteins are co-located in the Paralichthys olivaceus isolate ysfri-2021 chromosome 2, ASM2471397v2, whole genome shotgun sequence genome:
- the slc32a1 gene encoding vesicular inhibitory amino acid transporter gives MATLIRGKLSNKLSNAATTVSNKSQAKVSGMFARMGFQAATNEEALGFAACDDLDYDHRQGMQMDILSSDEMGGEPSGEGGAMEGDSHYQREGTGPSRSGSKDGGPTNELTEVRPKITAWEAGWNVTNAIQGMFVLGLPYAILHGGYLGLFLIIFAAVVCCYTGKILIACLYEEDEDGQLVRVRDSYVDIANACCAPRFPSLGGHVVNVAQIIELVMTCILYVVVSGNLMYNSFPNMPISQKSWAIIATAALLPCAFLKNLKAVSKFSLLCTMAHFVINVLVIAYCLSRARDWAWDKVKFYIDVKKFPISIGIIVFSYTSQIFLPSLEGNMNKPSEFHCMMNWTHIAACILKGLFALVAYLTWADETKEVITDNLPPTIRAVVNLFLVAKALLSYPLPFFAAVEVLEKSFFQDGGRAFFPDCYGGDGRLKSWGLSLRCILVVFTLLMAIYVPHFALLMGLTGSLTGAGLCFLLPSLFHLKLLWRKLLWHQVFFDVSIFVIGGICSISGFIHSMEGLIEAFRDNVEE, from the exons ATGGCGACATTAATCAGAGGCAAGCTTTCCAATAAACTGTCAAACGCAGCCACGACTGTGTCCAACAAATCCCAGGCGAAGGTGAGCGGCATGTTCGCCAGGATGGGCTTCCAGGCCGCCACCAACGAGGAGGCGCTGGGCTTCGCCGCCTGCGACGACCTGGACTACGACCACCGGCAAGGCATGCAGATGGACATTTTGTCGTCCGATGAGATGGGGGGAGAGCCGAGTGGAGAAGGGGGCGCGATGGAGGGGGACAGCCACTACCAGAGGGAAGGCACCGGTCCATCGCGCTCAGGCTCAAAGGACGGGGGTCCGACGAACGAGTTGACCGAAGTCAGACCAAAAATCACCGCTTGGGAGGCGGGCTGGAACGTCACGAATGCAATCCAG GGGATGTTTGTTCTGGGGTTGCCCTACGCCATCCTGCACGGAGGATACCTCGGACTGTTTCTCATTATTTTCGCCGCCGTAGTGTGCTGTTACACGGGGAAAATCCTCATTGCCTGCCTGTACGAGGAGGACGAAGACGGGCAGCTCGTCCGTGTGAGGGACTCCTATGTGGACATTGCCAACGCCTGCTGCGCGCCCAGATTCCCGTCTTTAGGAGGCCATGTCGTGAATGTAGCCCAGATCATAGAGCTGGTGATGACTTGCATCCTGTACGTGGTGGTCAGCGGCAATCTCATGTACAACAGCTTCCCCAACATGCCAATATCCCAGAAGTCGTGGGCCATCATAGCCACCGCCGCCCTGCTCCCCTGCGCCTTCCTCAAGAACCTGAAAGCCGTCTCCAAGTTCAGCTTGCTGTGCACGATGGCCCACTTCGTCATCAACGTCCTGGTGATAGCCTACTGCCTCTCCAGGGCCAGGGACTGGGCCTGGGACAAGGTCAAGTTCTACATCGATGTCAAGAAGTTCCCCATCTCCATTGGGATTATCGTGTTCAGCTACACGTCGCAGATCTTCCTGCCGTCTCTGGAGGGGAACATGAATAAACCCAGCGAGTTCCACTGCATGATGAACTGGACTCACATCGCTGCCTGCATCCTCAAGGGCCTGTTCGCCCTCGTGGCCTACCTGACCTGGGCAGACGAAACCAAGGAGGTCATCACAGACAACCTGCCCCCAACCATCCGTGCTGTCGTCAACCTCTTCCTCGTGGCCAAAGCTTTGCTGTCGTATCCGTTGCCGTTTTTCGCAGCCGTCGAGGTGCTGGAGAAATCGTTTTTCCAGGATGGGGGACGCGCGTTCTTCCCAGATTGCTACGGGGGCGATGGACGCTTAAAATCCTGGGGACTCTCTCTCCGCTGTATCCTTGTTGTGTTCACCTTGCTCATGGCGATCTATGTGCCACACTTCGCCCTCCTCATGGGCCTCACCGGCAGCCTGACAGGCGCGGGCCTTTGCTTTCTGCTTCCCAGCCTCTTCCACCTCAAGCTTTTATGGAGAAAGCTGCTGTGGCACCAGGTTTTCTTTGACGTCTCCATCTTTGTAATAGGAGGTATATGCAGCATATCTGGTTTCATCCACTCGATGGAGGGGCTCATAGAGGCTTTCAGAGACAACGTAGAGGAGTAG